The DNA segment TCGAACAATCATTGGAAGTCATAATGTTATCGGACATCATGCGGTAGTTGGTGCAAAGTGCCAAGACTTGAAATATAAGGTTAGTTGTAGGATTATCATGCATTCTATGGAGCATGCAAATGCTATTTTGCTTTGTACAGTGCCTACCTTCTTCTTCTTAAGTTGCAGGTTAAGATAATTTTGGTTAGTCTATGATGCTTTTTAGGTatatatgtggacattaagcttcaGATCTTCACACCCCTGAAAAGAGCATATATATTGTTCTATTATAATTTTTCAAGGTTAAATCTGCAGTTTAGCAATTTTTCTTGGATGCTTTCAGAAACCACgaatttatattttaaaccagGCATCTAATATGTTCCCTATTTCATTTAGCAAGGGGATGAATGTTTCCTGCATGTTGGTGATCAGAATGACATCAGAGAGTATTGTTCCATTCATCGTTCATCTAAATCTAGTGACAGAACGGTATATCAATTTCTTCCTTTTCTCCTCTTTCGTTAAAAATTATTACTGATCAGTACTTAATTCTTAGGTTATTGGTGATAACAACTTAATCATGGGAGCATGTCATATTGCTCATGACTGCAAAGTTGGTAACAAGAACATATTTGCTAATAACACTCTCCTTGCAGGCCATGTTGTGGTAGAAGTGAGTCATTTTTCTATTGTTATTTAAGAAGTTGGTTGAAGAGTATCTTGTTGATGTCAGAAGCATTTCCACTGCAGGATTATGCTCATACTGCAGGGGCTATTACTGTTCACCAATTTTGTCACATTGGATCACACTCTTTCATTGGTGGGGGGTCTGTGGTAAGTTATTTTATTGTCTTATTTCACTCTTCGAACAATTTGAataatttgttttttattttaatcaagAATTATCAATTCATGAATCGTATATGTTTCTTTTTCTAATTTATGATTTGTGTTATTAAATAACCACGTATGTGGAACAATTAGCCAGTGATGATTAACAGCATATTGATCTACAAATTTATTGATGCTATGGACAACTAATGTGCTTTAACTCAATTTATAAGAAGTCTTTTAGCCATAGTATGTCTATAACTCCTAACTTGCTCATATCATTCCAATATTGTTATCCAAGATGTCATTTAGATTGTTCCTAATTTTCTGTTGGCATTGCGAGTCACCTTGCAAATCTTTGCCGTCAGCCAACTCTAGGCAGTTTTGTAGcttcaaaagagaaaaagaagcgaGTAGGAGCAAGGATGGAAAGTTCTGAGATCGAGGAATGCAGAAAGAAAACTATAATATGATTGTGAAAGTTTATTGTTCACTGCAACGATACACTTGCCATCTGCACACATTGTTGTAATGTTTTTCATCTGTTACTGCACAAGATAGAAGAAAAGTATATAGGGAAATGAAAAGGGGAAAATTTCGAGTAGCTCATAAACTCTCAAGGAAATACAGAAGCCAATGTGGTGAAAGGAGATGACATGATTTTGGATTAATCCCAAACTTCTTGGAAACTCCCTAAAGATAAAGTTTTATTTGTCTTTCATTGCCAAACATTTCCTGTGCATGGTGATCAAAGAATCATCTAGGCCACATTATAGAAACCATTTTTTTTAACTGTAGGTAAATAAGTTCTTGATCTTTTTGGCATGGCATATATAGTATTTGTCtactaaattaatattttttgtatgatatgaatagaaatatatatataataaccctTTTTAATTAACTTTGTTGTTGTTTTTCATTATCATCATCTTGCTTTCCTTCTTTAAAGTTAGATATATAATGGAATAGGAAAGTAAACCAGTCTTTTAGCATATAATACTTATATTGTCTGAAATAttattgtatatatttgtatgtttGGTATATTGGACCATGAAAATGGGATAAAATTGGACCATGCTTTAATAATCAGTACTTTTGGCTAAAAAAAGGGATTAGTTCCCTCCAAGGTATGAAACGTGTGTCGAATGCTGGAAGGCCTTTGAGTACAGGTGACAGGTCAATATACATGACCAAAGGGATGAAACTTATATTGCTGTTGCATATGCATtattccttcaattatttgtttGAATGCCAGTTTCCTTGTGCTTTTAAATTATGCACACTGCTACTGTGATGTTCACATTTGCATTAATTGTTTCATCTTCTTTCAATTTCACTTATGCAGGTTACACAGGATGTACCAAAATTCATGTTGGTTTCCGGCGATAGAGCAGAGCTTCATGGTTTAAACTTAGAGGGCCTTCGGCGGCATGGATTCTCAAATACCGAGGTAGTATTATGTAAAAATACGACCTTTCTGAGTTAGATTCCTTATTTTATCTTGTGAAGCAATATTTCATCTTGAGATATTACTTCTTTAGTAAAAGATGTAAAAGAACTAAAAAGCAGTTTCATATTCCTATTTTCCTTGTCTGCTTTGCTCGAATCCATATGTTGCATTTAGCATACGTTGGCCTTGTATGAACCCACGGGTCCATCAGAAAACCAAGGTCGCCTGCAAGTCCTGACTTTGAGCAGGACTTATTTAAGTGAGAGCTCAGGTTTTGATGCATAAATGCCATCCTTGTAAAACATttggtaattttttgcttctcaaaTGTCATTCCAGATATGAGATAGTTGTCAAATGAGATGGCTAATCTGTCAAGAAGTTTGCTAACTATCAGCTATGTTGTCAGCTGACTCAAATGACATTCGTAACTGTCAGCTAGGAACCCTTAGGCTGACCCCAAATAGTTAGAAATCACAGCAATTTCTTGCAGTTATAGATGTCGTTGTATGTTGTGCCAAGAGAAGAACCTTGCCTGTTAATACCAATTGTTATTAGCTAATTCTGATTTGTATTTTTTCTAGCTCTATATTTTCAATGAAGACAAACTTTAAGCAACACCATGATAAGCAATATCCATGGTGAGATTTAATTGAAGTGCTAAACTGCACTGTCTACTCTGCTGTTGTGACTTTATTTGTACGAACTTGATTGAGTGTTAATTCACTTGTGGTTTTCTCTTCAATTTTTGCAAGATTCGAGGTCTGAGGAGAGCTTACCAAAAGATATTTATGCCCAATGAATCAAACTCTGGGGGCTTGGATGACAGGCTCGCAGAAGTGGTACGGAAGACTTGTGTTTATGTCATTATCTTCATGTTCTGTTTATGCCATGAACTAACAAATATCATTTGACCTGACAGGAGCAAGACAAAGAAGTAGCTCACTTTTCTGCTGTGTCTTTTATGGTGCAATCCATACGTGAATCATTTCAGCAAAATCGTCGTGGAATATGCAAGTTCAGGAATTGGAGTGCCTCCTGAAGAATCGTGGCAGTGAGCTGTTTTTCTTTTGGTATGTCTTTCTGAATGTAAGTCTATATGGCTGATACACATGAAGACTTGTTTATCTGACTTTGCTTGATAATTACAATCCAACTTTATCTGGTAGCCTTAATTCTATGCCTTTTGATATTTTCACATTTTTAATATTTAGTTTGTTAGTACTTTATTTATAGCCTTTGAATTATTAAggggaattactaagggaaatttTTGGATGAATATTAAGGGGAGGGATATATGTGGAGGATTGAGGGgatagatatattatattaaaatgtgTAGGAACTAATACACCATGAGGAAACCCTTTATTGAAGGCAAACTTGCATATTATTCTGGTTGACCGGGTAAATTGTGTGATTATTTATGCTGTACCAGAAATCCAGTCATTCTCTCAAGGTTCACACAATTCCAAACCGGCCTAAGATTTCACCAGTGCCGATCATTTGGAAGGCCTTCCTGCTATAGAAGAAGCAAACTCTGATAAAGACCAAGATGAACAAAGACAACAGACATGGTATCATCAATGTCATCTTGCTGAAGGTCCATCACTGTCTGTTTCTTGTAGTCGGAGTGTACCAACCTTACTAATCCCACTGGATTCCGTGTACAAGATGTCGCTGCTCGTGTTCTGGTACTGGTTCTCCTCACCAGCATCGCACAGTGCCAAACTCTCCTTGAGCTGCAGGACCACCTCTGTCATCGTCGGCCTCCTGACGGAGGAATGTGCGACGCACTCCAGTGCGATGTTGGCGACCTTCCAAGAAGAGTTGAGGCAGTACTCCTGCTGCAGTCTCGCATCCACGACCTCCTCAATGTTGCCTttcgcaagcttccggcgaacccaTTCAACCAGGTGACTGCTCTCTGGATCGCTTAGCACAGGAGGTTGACCTGTGATGAGTTCCAAGAGAACCACCCCGAAGCTGTACACATCACTCTTCTGGCTGAGTTGGTTCTTTATGTAGTACCTAAAGTGGCATAGAAGCATGTTCCATATTAGCTCTATAACAAAATAAACCTGTTGAAGGAAACAAGAGAGGGTATAGTTTGATGATCACAAGTGAAAGACCAGATAGGTGCTTAGGTTTGTCTAGTTCTTAGCAGTGCAAAACTTTCCAAAACACTTGATGCTCTTGGCTGCACTACTTCAGTGAAGATTTTCCAGCCTACCACTTCATCATCTGTATTGTTCTCAAAGTCACCACTTCCCTGAATCACTGTGAAAAATATCTTATCTAAAGATACATAGAGATAAAGTGGAGCTTTGGTGCCTGGAGCCTCATTTAGTTTATCACATCATACAACAAAAGTAGTGGTAGCTGCAAAGCTGGTAGTATCCCACTTAAGATAATCATAGAAGTGTCATTATTTACTTGCACACCCTAGCAGTAGAGGGCAATAAATTCCATTTGTTTGATAGTGTAATCATCTTTAAGGCTGTTTCTGTTTTATGGAATTCATTTTTCTTGTGCTGTTGTCTCACTTCTTTGTATGTCTGCTGTATCATACTTCCTCTCTTTTATTTAGTATCTGCAAAATTTCTCTTCTTCCATCGTCCCTTTCTCCCTATGCTTGTTTCTTTCACTTCCTCACTAATGAAGCAGATGAGCTGAAGCCACAATCTTCCCTTACTATAAGAAACTCAGTAAAGTAGGGAGATGGCACAAGACATTCTATAACTTCATATGAATGGTTGGGTAGTTAGTTCTTATTGTTTGTGCTCCATTTTTTATCTTTGGTTAAGCATAAGAAGAAGAGTAAAGGAGCATAAGTTATGACATACTCTGGATCAAGGTATCCCAGGGTGCCAACAACCTTTGTGGAAATATGAGTGTGGTCATCACTTAGGAAAGCCTTGGACAGCCCAAAATCTGATATCTTGGCTTCTAGCCTCTCATTCAAGAGGATGTTTGCACTCTTTACATCTCTATGAATCAGTGGAGGTTTGCACCCGGTGTGCAGATACTCAAGCCCTGCATCACATGAAAAATTCATGAGTGTGTGATGAAGGCAAACGAAAGCAGCCTTAAGGAGTGACTCAGTAACTCGAGAATGGATCATTAGGTATTATTGCCAAACCTAGTGCGGCTTCAAGAGCAATCTGGAGACGCTGTCTCCAACTCAAAAGCATAGCACTGCAAgtacctgttggaattcatggtaATAACCTGTCAGTAGCTTGGACCAAACAATCATAGGAAACATGCATCTATGAAGTATTTCTTGTTCAGGAGTCACTATAAAAATTACTACAGCAAGATCGTATCTGCTGTAGGAAATACTTCATTTGAGAATACAGAAGAAAGCCTGGCAAAATTTATGCTTTGCAAGGGTCACATAAGAGAGTGCAATTTTATTCATACTGATCAATATGGGTAGataagaataaaatttcttctttctaAAGAGAAACAGTAGCAGCTAGTTCTAGAAAAATATTAGATAGCAGCAAAGTACATGAATAGAAACCTCTAAGATGATCTTTCAGGGTTCCCTGTGACATATACTCGTAGACAAGAGCTAGATGATCTCCTCCATCCTTGCAATAGCCAACCATAGAAACTAGATTCTTGTGATGCACCCTTGTCAAGTGCTGAACCTGCAATCAATCAAATCATAGAACACCGACCATAAAGAAGATAACTGAACTGACCTCCGAAGGTAGAGGAATATCAATTCTAATTATGATGTTCTCTGATTTCTGAAAAATCAAGGATATAACCTATAAAAGCGTTCAAGTAGAAAAGAACTTTGAGTCGATGTGAACATTACCTCAGCGAGGAACTCTTTCGTCCCTTGTGATGATGTTTGAGATAGCATTTTCACAGCAACTTCAGTCCCATCTTCCAAACGGCCATAATAAACCGTTCCAAATCCTCCTTTTCCAAGGGTTCTCTCAAAGTTGTTAGTGATCTTCTGCAGCTGAATGTATGTGAATTTTCGATTCTCTAGTTGTAATGTGCCTTCATTCTGCAGCTTCTCAGTGGTACCTCTTTTTGATGCTTCAATGTATGTCATGGTATCATCACATGGAATTCACAAATATTTAGTGCTTGATTAATAAACCTGAGCCGAAATTGAGCAGTGAATCTTACATGAACTATGTTTGTGTTCCAATAAGACTAACCTTGCTGCTTTCTCACTATGCACAGGATGACTACCACCAAGAGGGGTATGATGACAGGAACTATGCAAGAAATAATGATCGTAAGTACTGCAATCTTTCTCTTCCGGCTTGACTTCGGCTTTGCCTTGCATGAAGTGGTATCGATACAAATATTTGGGTTGCCTTCGATTCTAGCATCACAAGGATTTAAATCTCTTAGAAAACGAGGTGATGGATCTCATGCACTTCCTCGATGTCAAAAAAGAAAGGAGAGGAAACAATTTCAGACAGGAAATAGTTTGATAAACATTCCAGCTTTGCCTCAAATTATGGATATTCTTTCTTAGGGATTTAAACCGCATAGTTTGAGACTTGTGTTGTTACTTTCTGTTGTTCATTGCAAAACTTTCCCAAAAACTAGTTGAAACTTTACACTAATCCTTCTTTTATGGACTTTGTTAACATGCTTAAAGTGGAAAACCAGGAATCAATTTTCCATTCAACTGCATTTTCTTCTGTATCCTGCATCTGTTGACAGTCAAAACTGAAGTACATGTATAACTGATATGACTCTCAGTTGTCAAGATCAGAATAAACCTTAAAGCAATCGAC comes from the Musa acuminata AAA Group cultivar baxijiao chromosome BXJ2-8, Cavendish_Baxijiao_AAA, whole genome shotgun sequence genome and includes:
- the LOC135580972 gene encoding probable acyl-[acyl-carrier-protein]--UDP-N-acetylglucosamine O-acyltransferase, mitochondrial isoform X1; translation: MVDLLSGNKPSLDLGLPMLTPRPMVGFRSLRALFDSAGLRRPLSPRQHFSARRLHRESSMDRRTQESGFIHPTAIIHPDAVIGQGVSIGPFCTVDFAVKIGNACQLQAGSHIMGETEIGDSCIIQTGAIVGADLAGRTIIGSHNVIGHHAVVGAKCQDLKYKQGDECFLHVGDQNDIREYCSIHRSSKSSDRTVIGDNNLIMGACHIAHDCKVGNKNIFANNTLLAGHVVVEDYAHTAGAITVHQFCHIGSHSFIGGGSVVTQDVPKFMLVSGDRAELHGLNLEGLRRHGFSNTEIRGLRRAYQKIFMPNESNSGGLDDRLAEVEQDKEVAHFSAVSFMVQSIRESFQQNRRGICKFRNWSAS
- the LOC135580972 gene encoding probable acyl-[acyl-carrier-protein]--UDP-N-acetylglucosamine O-acyltransferase, mitochondrial isoform X2, giving the protein MGETEIGDSCIIQTGAIVGADLAGRTIIGSHNVIGHHAVVGAKCQDLKYKQGDECFLHVGDQNDIREYCSIHRSSKSSDRTVIGDNNLIMGACHIAHDCKVGNKNIFANNTLLAGHVVVEDYAHTAGAITVHQFCHIGSHSFIGGGSVVTQDVPKFMLVSGDRAELHGLNLEGLRRHGFSNTEIRGLRRAYQKIFMPNESNSGGLDDRLAEVEQDKEVAHFSAVSFMVQSIRESFQQNRRGICKFRNWSAS